TCACCAGCGCACGCCCGACGCGCCCGGAAATCGGCGCGGTGACGGTGGCGTAACCGAGGTTCAGCTTCGCGCGCTCGACCGCTGCCTTGTTGGCGGCGACGTCGGCGGCGGTTTGCCGGGCACTGGCGCGGGCGTTGTCGTAGTCCTGACCGCTAATGGCTTTGTCGTCGATCAACTGCGCGTAACGTTGCTCCTGCAGTTTTGCCTGGAACGCATTGGCTTCGGCTTTGCGCAGCGCGGCTTCGGCGCTGTCGAGGTCAGCCTTGAATGGGGCTGGATCGATACGGAACAGCACGTCACCCTTTTTCACGTCGCTGCCTTCATGGAAAGTGCGCTGCAGTACCACGCCGGCCACCCGTGCGCGTACCTCGGCAATGCGCGGCGCAACAATCCGGCCACTGAGTTCGCTGCTGATGGTCAGAGGGTGGGTCTCGATGGTCTCGATGCGCACCGTGGCCGGCGGCGCCTGCTCTTCGGCGTTCGAGGATGAGTCGCAGGCGCTCAGCGTCAGCGCCATTGCGATCAGGCCGAGCCCGGCCAGCCATTTGTTCGACATGTACAACCCCCAATATTGATGGCCGCATCCTACGGCCAGATGCGGAGGTTAGCGGTGAAGCTTTGTAGGTGCTCTGTGAAATTGTGTAAGGGTTTTACTCAGGGACGGGTGAGGGCGTATATCCTTCAGCCCTTGAAATTTTTTGCGACTGTATAGATAGCTTTCGCGAGCAGGCTCGCAAGCGCGATCTCCTGTGGGAACGAGCTTGCTCGCGAAATTGCCTCATCGTTCGCCACAGCACTTTCTGGAAACACCCCATGCCCAACATCCTCCTGGTCGAAGACGACACCGCCCTCGCCGAACTGATTTCCAGCTACCTCGAACGCAACGGTTATTCGGTCAGCGTCATCGGCCGGGGTGACCACGTGCGTGAGCGGGCGCGGCTCAATCCGCCGGACCTGGTGATTCTCGACCTGATGCTGCCGGGGCTCGATGGCCTGCAAGTCTGTCGCTTGCTCAGGGCAGATTCGGCGACGCTGCCGATTCTGATGCTGACCGCCCGCGACGACAGCCACGATCAAGTGCTGGGCCTGGAAATGGGCGCTGACGATTACGTCACCAAGCCCTGCGAGCCCCGTGTTTTGCTGGCGCGTGTGCGCACGTTGTTGCGTCGCAGCAGCCTCGGCGAGCCGCTGACGGTCAACGACCGCATCGTCATGGGTAATCTGTGCATCGACCTGTCCGAGCGCACGGTGAGCTGGCGCGATCAGCCGGTCGAACTGTCCAGTGGGGAATACAATTTGCTGGTGGTGCTGGCCCGGCACGCCGGCGAAGTGCTCAGTCGTGACCAGATTCTGCAACGTCTGCGCGGTATCGAATTCAACGGCACCGACCGCTCGGTGGACGTGGCGATTTCCAAGCTTCGGCGCAAATTCGACGACCATGCCGGCGAAGCGCGCAAGATCAAAACCGTGTGGGGCAAGGGTTACTTGTTCAGCCGGTCCGAGTGGGAATGCTGAGCCGATGTTTCGCCTGCTTTTTCGCCTGTATCTGGTGACGATCGTTTCCTACAGCGCGGCCATCTACCTGGTGCCGGATCTGGTGGTCATGGCCTTCCGCGAGCGCTTCGTCACCTACAACCTGGACTATTCGCGTGGCCTGCAAACGCTGATCGCCAGACAGTTCCACACCGCGCCGCGGGAACAGTGGCCGGCGCTTGCCGTGTCGTTGAACAAGGATTTTCAGCCGCTGGGCATAATCCTGGCACGCATCGACAGCGCCGATTTCACGGCCATTGAGCGGCAACGCCTTCGCCGAGGCGAAAACATAGTGCGCATTGGTGACTGGGGTTGGCGAACGCTGGCGGCGGCACCGCTGGACAACGACACCGCCGTGAAAATGATCGTCCCGCCGGATCCGATGGACGTCAATCTGTTGTACTGGAGCATCAACGTGCTGATTGGCGCGAGCCTGTTGGCGTGTCTGCTGTTGTGGTTGCGCCCGCACTGGCGCGATCTGGAACGCCTCAAAGCCACGGCCGAACGCTTCGGTAAAGGCCATCTCGGCGAGCGCACCAACATCACCGCAAGTTCGAACATTGGTAGCCTGGCGAACGTCTTCGATACCATGGCCGGCGATATCGAGAAACTGCTGAACCAGCAACGCGATCTGCTCAACGCGGTTTCCCACGAATTGCGCACGCCGCTGACGCGCCTGGATTTCGGCCTGGCGCTGGCCCTGTCCGACGATTTGCCGACCGCCAGCCGCGAGCGTCTTCAGGGTCTGGTCGCGCATATCCGCGAACTGGACGAGTTGGTGCTTGAGCTGCTGTCGTACAGCCGCTTGCAAAATCCCGCGCAAATACCCGAGCAGGTCCAGGTGTCGCTGGATGAATTCATCGACAGCATTCTTGGCAGTGTCGACGAGGAGCTCGAATCGCCGGAGATCGTCATCGACGTTCTGCTGCACGGCCAGCTCGAGCGCTTCGCTCTGGACCCGCGCCTGACCGCCCGGGCGATCCAGAATCTGCTGCGCAATGCCATGCGCTATTGCGAAAAACGCATCCAGATTGGCGTGCAGGTCAACGGTGCCGGTTGCGAAATCTGGGTGGACGACGACGGCATCGGCATCCCCGAGGACGAGCGTGAGCGGATCTTCGAACCGTTCTACCGCTTGGACCGCAGCCGCGACCGCGCTACCGGTGGCTTTGGCCTGGGCCTGGCAATCAGCCGCCGGGCCTTGGAAGCACAGGGCGGCACATTGACCGCAGAAAGCTCGCCGCTGGGTGGGGCACGGTTCAGGTTGTGGCTACCGATTACTGATTAAGCAGACAAATACCTGTAGGAGCTGCCGCAGGCTGCGATCTTTTGATTTGGTTTTTCAAGATCAAGGTCAAAAGATCGCAGCCTGCGACAGCTCCTACAGGGGGATGTGTATTGATCAGATCAGCTTGGTGGATTGGATCAACTCAACGCCTGCCGCTTGCATCCGCTCAATCGCAGTCGCGAGCGAGCCATCCATATCAATCGCTCGACACGCATCCAGCACCACGAACGTATTGAATCCTGCCGCTCGTGCATCCAGCGCCGAGTACATCACGCAGAAATCCAGTGCCAAGCCGACCATGTAAACCGTGTCGATCCCGCGTTCTTTCAAGTAGCCGGCCAAGCCCGTGGTGGTTACACGGTCGGCTTCGAGAAACGCCGAGTAACTATCGATGTCCGGATTGCAGCCTTTGCGGATAACCAGTTGGGCGTGGGGCAGGTCCAGCTCCGGGTGAAACTCGGCGCCGGCTGTAGCTTGCACACAATGCTCGGGCCACAGCGTCTGTTCACCGTAAGGCAATTCAATGACATCGTAAGGCTGGTGGCCGGGATGGCTGGAGGCGAAAGAGGTGTGGCCGCGAGGGTGCCAGTCCTGAGCGATGACCACTTGCTGGAACTGACGCGCCAGGTGGTTGATCAGCGGCACGATCTGCTCACCGCCGGGCACCGGCAGGCTGCCTCCCGGAATGAAGTCGTTCTGAACATCGATAACCAATAATGCAGTGCGAGACGAAATCGGCATAGGTGCAATCCTCCTTGGACAAATCACTTGCCCAGAATAGTGACAACGTTGGCTAGGCGGTTAAACGTCTTCTCAACAACTGTGCCCGCTGTTGCAGATCCGCTGTTGGCACGTGGCCGATCAGCATCCATGCATGTTCGCGCTCGGTCCAATACACGACGTTCATCTCGTGCCGACGCTCGTTGGCAAATGGCTGGCTGCCGCTGTTCGAGCGGGTGATGCACAAGGCCAACGGCCCGTGCCGCTGATCCAGATAAACGATCTGCGCAATCGGCACGCCGTCGTACTCAAGCAACTGTGCACGTTTGAACTCGGCACCGGGCAGTTTCAATGCTGCCGGTGACAGAGTCAGGCCCAGACGTGCATCGACGCTGCGCAGTTGCGCTCGTTGCGTAGCTTCGTCGCTGGGCAAGTGATCGAGGGTTTGCGGCACGTAGAGAGCCATGTAGTCGCCGACCATTCCACGCCAGTGATGCGTTTGCTGCGCCTGCCAGCCGAGGATCAACCGGTCGGCCAATCCGCCGCCGACCACCAGAGCGGCCGCCGCGCCGCCGATAAACCAGCGGCGACTCAGCCCGGGAGGTGGTGGCGAAGGAATAGCATCCAGCCGCGCCTGCAAACGATCCAGCGGCGCCTGTTGCGCCAGTTCGTCATAGGCGCTTTTGAACGGCAGATTGCTGCGCTCCAGCCATTGCACGCGCAGGCTGAGCAGCGGGTCGTCGGCGATGGCCGTGTCCAATTGGCTGCGATATCCTGGGTCCAGTTCGTCATCCAGATAGGCGACCAGTTGCTCGTCCGAAGGTGTATTCATGGCCGGGTTCCTTCGGTGGTTTTCGGCACCGCTTGCAAGGGCGGGTATTCGGCGAGTTTCAGGCGCGCGGTGGCCAGTCGGCTCATCACTGTGCCGATCGGTACTTGCAGGATTTCGGCGACTTCGCGGTAGGACAAACCCTCGACATAGGCCAGATACACCGTTTCACGCTGGGTTTCCGGCAGTGCATCAACGCGGCGAATCACTTGGGTGGCCATCACATGAGTTTGCGCGGCGTATTCCCCGTCGAACGTCAGTTGCGTGTCGGCATCGACCTGCCCCGAGCCATGGCGCACTCGGCGCGCGCGCACTTCGTTCAGCCAGATCGAATGCAGAATGCTCAGCAACCAGCGATCCATGCGCGTGCCGGCCACGTACTGGCCGCAGCGCTCCAGCGCCCGCACGCAGGTGGCCTGCACCAGATCCTCGGCGACATGCCGATTGCGCGACAGCAGCAAACCGTAGCGCCACAAGCGCGCCAGATGCTGTCCGAGTTCGGCTCTGAAAGCCTGATCGCTGACGATGATCGTCTCCACTTATTATAAAGGTCAGATTTTCGTTGAATCGTTGATGGCTTCAGCCAGATCCTGATATTCCTCACAAGACGTGCCGCAAATCGACTGGATCTGCTGCAACTGTTCTTGCGCCAGGTCGACGCGTCCTTTGATCACATAGGCTTCGCCGAGGTATTCGCGCACCTGCGCATACTGCGGATCGAGTTTCACTGATTGCAGGTAATAGCCGATGCCCTCGTCGGTGCGCCCCAGTTTGCGCGTCGCATATCCGCGATAATTGAAAGCCTTGGCGGTATTCGGTTGCTTGAGGGTGTCGAGTAACGCCAGCGCCTCATCGTAGCGGCCGGCCTTGGCCAGACGATAGGCGTAATCGGTGCGGTCCGCGTCCGGTAACAGGCTGCTGGTCTGCAAGACGCATTTTTGCGTTTTGCTGTCCCAGACCTGACCTTTCGGGCATTCGGGCTTCTGCACCGGATCTTCTTCGTCACCGTTGGCGAAGGCCAGATGACTCGACATCGCAGCGGCCAGTAACAACGGGGCGGCGAACATAACGGAACGGATAGTCATGGGCAAGGCTCCACAGGGGGTTATGTTTCACTTTGAACACCACAGGGTGAAATTTTATTCATTGCATTTGTCAGTGACTGTTCAAGTCAGGCACAAATTCCGGCGCTATGCTCGTCAGCGTCTGCCGTTGATCCACACTGGACCGCCGGAAGACGTGACTTTCAATCGGGTGAGATCCACCAGTTTCATCGCAGCGTTGTGTGCGGCGCAGCGGGCGAAACTCGATGAGCAGATTGGTGCATTGATCGCGGCCGAGCCTGAGTTGCGGGGCAGGGATGTGGTGACGGTTCCCTACGAAACCGTGGCCTTCGTGACACGAAAATTCCTGTAGGAGCTGCCGCAGGCTGCGATTTTTTGATCTTGTCTTTTTAAAAACAACATCAAAAGATCGCAGCCTGCGGCAGCTCCTACGGGGTGGAGTGTTGCAGTAACCTCTTCAAGTCAGTCCCGCATTTGGCTGAACCGCCACTGTGATGCCTTGTTATAGTTCGGGCCTCATTTTCTGCCCGGTAAAGGATCACTGCCATGAATCAATACTCCGCCTTCAGCGTCGAACTGGCCGATAACATCGCTCATGTGCAGATCAATCGACCGGAAAAGATCAACTCGATGAACGCGGCGTTCTGGAGCGAGATCATCGAGATCTTTCAGTGGATCGACGACACCGATGAAGTTCGTGTGGTGGTGCTCAGTGGCAACGGCAAGCATTTTTCTTCCGGGATTGATCTGATGATGCTCGCCGGGGTTGCCAATGAACTGGGCAAAGACGTCGGTCGCAATGCGCGCCTGTTGCGGCGCAAAATCCTCACCCTGCAAGCCTCGTTCAACGCCGTCGACAACTGCCGCAAACCGGTGCTCGCCGCTATTCAGGGTTACTGCCTGGGTGGCGCCATCGATCTGATCGCCGCGTGCGACATGCGTTACGCTGCCGAAGATGCACAATTCTCGATCAAGGAAATTGATATCGGCATGGCCGCCGATGTTGGCACTTTGCAACGGTTGCCACGGATCATCGGTGACGGCATGCTGCGTGAACTGGCTTACACCGGTCGCACTTTCGGCGCTGAAGAAGCGCGCAGCATCGGCCTGGTCAACCGCGTTTATGGCGACAAGGAGGCACTGCTGGAGGGTGTCATCGAGATCGCCCGGGACATCGCCTCCAAAACGCCAATAGCGGTGACTGGCACCAAGGAAATGATCAGCTACATGCGCGACCATCGCATTGACGACGGTCTCGAATACGTTGCCACCTGGAACGCCGCCATGTTGCAATCCACCGATTTGCGCGTGGCCATGGCCGCCCACATGAGCAAACAGAAACCCGAATTTCTGGACTGAGAAACCATGACAGCTCGCTGGACCACTGCAGTACTCGACACCGATCAACCGGGCGGCTGGGCCGTGGCGCGCAGCCCGGAAGGCTTTCTGTTCGATGACAACGGCGCACTGTTCCCGCGCGAATGGCTCAAGCGTCAGGATCTGTCGATTCTCGCCGAGCACGGCATCGGTCATCTCGATGGCGAACCGGTTTTTCTCTTGGAATTGAGCAGTGTCAGCGAGGTGCCGGGTTGCTCCTGGAAAGGTCTGCGAGCATTCATGCTCGAAGGCGATCACACCCTTTATAAAGTGCTCGGTTATGCCGCGCAGATCGGCACGTGGGCGCGGGAACATCGTTTTTGTGGCAATTGCGGGCAGTCGATGACGCAGGTGCCGCGCGAACGAGCAATGTACTGCGAGCCCTGCGGGTTGCGCAATTATCCGCGGATTTCGCCGAGCATGATCGTGCTGATCACCCGTGGCGACGAGATTTTGCTGGCGCGCTCGCCGCGTTTTGTTACCGGGGTTTACAGCACGCTTGCGGGTTTTGCCGAACCGGGGGAATCGGCCGAAGAGTGCCTGATCCGCGAAGTGCGCGAGGAAGTGCAGATCGAGGTGAAGAACATTCAGTATCTGGGCAGTCAGTGCTGGCCGTTCCCGCATTCCATGATGCTCGGCTTCCATGCCGAATACGCGGGTGGCGAGATTGTCTGCCAGGAAGACGAGATCGAAGACGCCCAGTGGTTCAACGTGCACGACTTGCCGCCGTTGCCGGCCTCGAAGTCGATTGCCCGTTACCTGATCGACGTCTACGTGGCGCGGCGCTTAGGCCACGCTGAACCAGTGCTGCCAGGCTAGACGAACGGTCAAACCCAGCACTACGGTGATGAACACCGGACGGATGAATTTGGCGCCACCGCTGATTGCGGTGCGCGCGCCGAAGAATGCGCCGACCATCACCGACAGGCCCATGCTCAGGCCGATGATCCAGTCCACTTGCCCGGAAAATACGAACACCGACAGCGCCGCAATGTTGCTGACGAAGTTCATGCTGCGCGCGACGCCGCTGGCCTTGACCAGATCGATCGGGTAGAGCAACAGACTGCTGACCGTCCAGAACGCGCCGGTACCGGGCCCGGCGACGCCGTCGTAGAAACCGAGGCTGAAGCCTTGGGTCGACTGCCATTTCTTTTTGATCGGAGCATCGCTGTCCAGCGGTGCTTTTGGCGTGCCACCGAATAACAAATAAAGGCCACAGGCGAAGACGATCACCGGGAGCATCTTGTTCAGCCATTCTGCCGGTAAATAATGCGCGACGACGGCGCCGGTCAACGCGCCGACCAGCGTACCGACGATGGCGTGCACCCACTGACGCGGGTGAAACAGCTTGCGTCGATAGAAGGTGAAGCTCGCGGTGGCCGAGCCAAACGTCGAGCTGAGCTTGTTGGTGCCGAGCACCAGATGCGGCGGCAGGCCAGCCGTCAACAGCGCCGGGGTGGTCAACAGACCGCCGCCGCCGGCGATGGCGTCTATGAATCCGGCAACGAAAGCGACGAGCGCCAGGATGGCGAGGGTGGTGAGGTCAACGCTGAGTTCGAAAGGCATGGAATCGGCTTATTCGGCAAGGCGCAGAACATGAGCTGCGGGGAGGGCGGTCATGTTACTCATTTCCAGGTGTTGCGGCGACCCACAGCACGCTTTCACAGAATCACTTGAAATGCATTGCGTGTAGGAGCTGCCGCAGGCTGCGATCTTTTGACCTTGTTTTTAAAAAATCCAAGTCAAAAGATCGCAGCCTGCGGCAGCTCCTACACGAGGAACGGCGTTATAGGTCGAGGTCAGACAGGCCCGGGTGATCATCCGGGCGTCGCCCCAGTGGCCAATGGAATTTGCGCTCGCTTTCCTTGATCGGCATGTCATTGATACAGGCATAGCGCTGGAACATCAGGCCCTGTTCGTCAAACTCCCAGTTTTCATTGCCGTAGGAGCGGAACCAGTTGCCGGAATCGTCATGCCATTCATAGGCGTAACGCACCGCGATACGCGCATCGGAGAACGCCCACAATTCCTTGATCAAGCGATAATCCAGCTCTTTCGCCCATTTGCGAGTCAGGAAAGCCTTGGCTTCTTCGCGGTTGTTGGCGAACTCGGCGCGGTTGCGCCATTTTGTGTCGAGCGTGTAAGCGAGGGAGACTTTTTCCGGATCGCGAGAATTCCAGCCATCTTCGGCCAGGCGAACTTTCTCGATCGCCGACTCACGATTGAAGGGCGGTAATGGCGGACGTACCTGAGCTGCGGTAGACATATCAGTTTCTCGAGTTAATGTGCGGTTTAACAACAAGTTCCGCTTATCAAGGCATTACAGGTCCAATAACTTGCGCGCCATGCATCGCGCATTATCGGCGGCACTGTGATCACCCATCACAAGCGCTACGGTAATGGCTCCGTCGATCAGGATCAGCAGCTGTCTGGCCAGCAGTTGCGGATCTTCGGCGCCATGTTCGCTACACAGCTCGCACACGTAGTCGAGCAGCTTCTGTTTGTGTTCTTTGGCGACCTGCCGCACGGGGTCCTGCGGGTCACCGGTCTCGCCGCTGGTGTTAATGAAAGCACAGCCGCGAAAGCCTTCCGAGGCGAACCAGCCCTTGAGCACAGTAAACAGATTGAGCAGGCGGTCAGCCGGGGTCTCGGCCTGATCGACGGCGCTTCTGTACCAATGCATCCAGCGAATGTCGCGGCGTTGCAGCGCTTCGACGGTTAGCGCGTCCTTGTCGGCAAAATAGCGGTAAATGCTTTTCCTGGAGACACCTGCGGTTTTCACCAGGAGATCCATGCTGGTGGCGGCAATGCCACTTTTGTAGATCAGTTTTTCAGTGACATCCAGAATGATGTCGCGGGTTTCGGTATTGGCGATTGCGTTCATGTCGCAAACAGAAGAACGGTTGTTCTCCTTGGTCAAGCGTGTATTTTTGTCGACTGTGCATTTGCCTTTGCAAGGAAGCTCTCGCCCACAGAGGGAAACATTTCTTATGTGGGAGCGAGCCTGCTCGCGAAGAGGTTATTACCGCCACTAACAAGACCCGAAGGATGTGATGGTGTAAGCTCTCAAGCTCTTCGGATTCGACCATTGCGAGCCCTATGCCGTTGCTTTTCAAACGTTCCCTGCTGCCCAAACTGCGCAGCTTCCCGCTGACCGCCGAGGCCGTGACGATTCTGTCCGGTGCCGCCGAGTTTCGTCGCTGCCTGCTTGAGCAAATCGCCGCAGCGACCCAGCGCATCTACATCGTCGCGCTGTATTTGCAGCAAGACGAAGCCGGTCAGGAAATCCTTGATGCCCTGCACGCCGCCAAGCTCAAGCGTCCCGAGTTGGAAATCGCTGTAGTCGTCGATTGGTTGCGCGCGCAACGCGGCTTGATCGGTGCCGGCAAGCAGCCGGGTAATTCGGCGTGGTATCAGGAAATGACCCGTACGCATCAGAGCGAAGTGCCGATCTACGGCGTGCCGGTGCAGACCCGAGAACTCTTCGGCGTTTTGCATTTGAAGGGCTTTGTGATCGACGATTGCGTGGTCTACAGCGGTGCCAGCCTGAACAATGTGTACCTGCACAAATTCGACAAGTACCGGTTCGACCGTTATCACGTCCTGCGCAGCCATGAGCTGGCGGACTCGATGCATCACCTGGTCAAGCACGGTCTGATCGAGTCGAAAGCGGTGCATCGCCTCGACCTGCCGAACCTGCCGACCACGCGCAGCCTGCGCAACGACATCGGCGACCTGCGCAGCCGCTTGAAATATGCGACCTACGACACAGCTACCGGCACAACGGCCAAAGACGGTTTGTCGGTCACGCCGCTGTTGGGCGTGGGCAAAAACAATCCGCTGAACCGCGCCATTCTTGAACTGATCGCCAGCGCGCAACAGCAGCTGACCATCTGCACGCCGTACTTCAACCTGCCGCTGGGCGTGATCCGCGAGATCAATCGCGCGTTGGCCCGTGGCGTGAAGATCGATATCGTGGTCGGCGACAAAACCGCCAACGACTTCTATATTCCGCCGAGCGAGCCGTTCAGGGTGATCGCAGCGCTGCCGTATCTGTACGAGATCAGTCTGCGCCGGTTTGCCAAACGGCATCAGCGCAATATCGACAGCGGCCAATTGAATCTGCACTTGTGGCGCGACGGCGACAACACCTACCACCTCAAGGGCATGTGGATCGATCAGCGTTATACGTTGCTGACCGGCAACAACCTCAATCCACGGGCGTTCCGTCTGGACCTGGAAAACGCGCTGCTGATTGATGACCCGAAAGGCCAGTGGCTGGCGCCGCGGTCGCAGGAGCTGGAGGAGATTTTCCGTCATACCACGCGCATCGACAGCTTCCAAAGCCTGGAAACGCTGCCGGAGTACCCGGCGGGGGTGGCGAAGTTTCTCAAGCGTGTGAGTCGGGTGCGGATCGAGCGGTTGCTGTACAGAATCCTTTAACAGCAAAAGATCGCAGCCTGCGGCAGCTCCTACATCGGACCGTGTAGGAGCTGCCGCAGGCTGCGATCTTTTAGACTGACGTATCCGATAACTCAGTTCAGACCCAGCTTCCCACGCATCGTCGACAGGTCTTCCGCCAAAGTATTCACCGGCCCGACCAGCGCCTTGCGGTCGTTATCCTTGACCTTGTCATATGTCTCAAACCCGCCATCGGCAGTCTTGTACCTGGCCAGAATCTTGTCGACCGTGGCGAAGTTCTTGTCGACTTTGGCGACGAAAGCCTTGTCCTGCTGTTCGATTTGCGTGCGGAACAAATCAACGATTTTCTTCGCACCGTCGATGTTGCCCTGGAAGTCATACAGGTCAGTGTGGCTGTAGCGGTCTTCTTCGCCGGAGATCTTGGTTGCGGCGACTTCTTCAAGCAGCGCCGCAGCGCCGCCCACGACCTTTTCCGGCGGGAAGGTCAGACCGGCCACGCGGGTCTGCAAGTCTTTGACATCGCTGTTCAGCTTGTCCGCCAGCGCACCCAGGCCCTGCGTGCTTTTTTCCGCAAACAGCGAGTATTCGATCCGGTGAAACCCGGTGAAATCCTCCGCTTTCACGCCTTTCTCATGGTCGTCGACCCGCGAGTCAATGGATGCATCCAGGTCACTGAACAGCTCGGCAATCGGCTCGATTGATTCGTAGTAAACACGCGTGGGCGCATACAGCTTTTGCGCGGTGGCCAGATCACCTTTTTTGACTGCGTCGGTGAATTGCTGTGTGTGGCTGCCCAGCTCATCGAGTTTTTCGCTGACGTAGATCTTGTAATCCGACACCGGCCCGACCAGATCCAGCGGTGCCGGTGCGGCAAACGCTGACAGCGGGGTGTTGAGCAAACCAAGGGTCAGCAATAACGCGAGTGGCGTTTTTTTCATGGGGGCGGCTCCAGTGTCGACAGGTGTCATGCGTTGGTATGGGGTTGTGTGGCCGCGAGCAGCGAACGCCCAAGGAAATCCTGGTCGCCCGTCACGCCCGGCAGTGTGAAGAAGTAACCGCCGCCGACCGGTTTGAGGTATTCCTCAAGCGGTTCGCCGTTGAGGCGGGTCTGCACGGCGATAAAGCCTTTTTCCAGGTCGGCCTGGTAACAAATGAACAGCAGGCCCATGTCAAGCTGACCGTTCTTGTTCACGCCGTTGGAATAGTTGAATGGCCGGCGCAGGATCAGGTTCGCCTGGCTCTCGGCGGTGCGCGGGTTGGCCAGGCGAATGTGCGCGTCGAGTCTGGTCAGCTTGCCCG
This window of the Pseudomonas fluorescens genome carries:
- a CDS encoding response regulator transcription factor is translated as MPNILLVEDDTALAELISSYLERNGYSVSVIGRGDHVRERARLNPPDLVILDLMLPGLDGLQVCRLLRADSATLPILMLTARDDSHDQVLGLEMGADDYVTKPCEPRVLLARVRTLLRRSSLGEPLTVNDRIVMGNLCIDLSERTVSWRDQPVELSSGEYNLLVVLARHAGEVLSRDQILQRLRGIEFNGTDRSVDVAISKLRRKFDDHAGEARKIKTVWGKGYLFSRSEWEC
- a CDS encoding ATP-binding protein, with product MFRLLFRLYLVTIVSYSAAIYLVPDLVVMAFRERFVTYNLDYSRGLQTLIARQFHTAPREQWPALAVSLNKDFQPLGIILARIDSADFTAIERQRLRRGENIVRIGDWGWRTLAAAPLDNDTAVKMIVPPDPMDVNLLYWSINVLIGASLLACLLLWLRPHWRDLERLKATAERFGKGHLGERTNITASSNIGSLANVFDTMAGDIEKLLNQQRDLLNAVSHELRTPLTRLDFGLALALSDDLPTASRERLQGLVAHIRELDELVLELLSYSRLQNPAQIPEQVQVSLDEFIDSILGSVDEELESPEIVIDVLLHGQLERFALDPRLTARAIQNLLRNAMRYCEKRIQIGVQVNGAGCEIWVDDDGIGIPEDERERIFEPFYRLDRSRDRATGGFGLGLAISRRALEAQGGTLTAESSPLGGARFRLWLPITD
- the pncA gene encoding bifunctional nicotinamidase/pyrazinamidase; amino-acid sequence: MPISSRTALLVIDVQNDFIPGGSLPVPGGEQIVPLINHLARQFQQVVIAQDWHPRGHTSFASSHPGHQPYDVIELPYGEQTLWPEHCVQATAGAEFHPELDLPHAQLVIRKGCNPDIDSYSAFLEADRVTTTGLAGYLKERGIDTVYMVGLALDFCVMYSALDARAAGFNTFVVLDACRAIDMDGSLATAIERMQAAGVELIQSTKLI
- a CDS encoding anti-sigma factor family protein — protein: MNTPSDEQLVAYLDDELDPGYRSQLDTAIADDPLLSLRVQWLERSNLPFKSAYDELAQQAPLDRLQARLDAIPSPPPPGLSRRWFIGGAAAALVVGGGLADRLILGWQAQQTHHWRGMVGDYMALYVPQTLDHLPSDEATQRAQLRSVDARLGLTLSPAALKLPGAEFKRAQLLEYDGVPIAQIVYLDQRHGPLALCITRSNSGSQPFANERRHEMNVVYWTEREHAWMLIGHVPTADLQQRAQLLRRRLTA
- a CDS encoding RNA polymerase sigma factor gives rise to the protein MARLWRYGLLLSRNRHVAEDLVQATCVRALERCGQYVAGTRMDRWLLSILHSIWLNEVRARRVRHGSGQVDADTQLTFDGEYAAQTHVMATQVIRRVDALPETQRETVYLAYVEGLSYREVAEILQVPIGTVMSRLATARLKLAEYPPLQAVPKTTEGTRP
- a CDS encoding tetratricopeptide repeat protein; the protein is MTIRSVMFAAPLLLAAAMSSHLAFANGDEEDPVQKPECPKGQVWDSKTQKCVLQTSSLLPDADRTDYAYRLAKAGRYDEALALLDTLKQPNTAKAFNYRGYATRKLGRTDEGIGYYLQSVKLDPQYAQVREYLGEAYVIKGRVDLAQEQLQQIQSICGTSCEEYQDLAEAINDSTKI
- a CDS encoding crotonase/enoyl-CoA hydratase family protein, coding for MNQYSAFSVELADNIAHVQINRPEKINSMNAAFWSEIIEIFQWIDDTDEVRVVVLSGNGKHFSSGIDLMMLAGVANELGKDVGRNARLLRRKILTLQASFNAVDNCRKPVLAAIQGYCLGGAIDLIAACDMRYAAEDAQFSIKEIDIGMAADVGTLQRLPRIIGDGMLRELAYTGRTFGAEEARSIGLVNRVYGDKEALLEGVIEIARDIASKTPIAVTGTKEMISYMRDHRIDDGLEYVATWNAAMLQSTDLRVAMAAHMSKQKPEFLD
- the nudC gene encoding NAD(+) diphosphatase, whose protein sequence is MTARWTTAVLDTDQPGGWAVARSPEGFLFDDNGALFPREWLKRQDLSILAEHGIGHLDGEPVFLLELSSVSEVPGCSWKGLRAFMLEGDHTLYKVLGYAAQIGTWAREHRFCGNCGQSMTQVPRERAMYCEPCGLRNYPRISPSMIVLITRGDEILLARSPRFVTGVYSTLAGFAEPGESAEECLIREVREEVQIEVKNIQYLGSQCWPFPHSMMLGFHAEYAGGEIVCQEDEIEDAQWFNVHDLPPLPASKSIARYLIDVYVARRLGHAEPVLPG
- a CDS encoding TSUP family transporter, which codes for MPFELSVDLTTLAILALVAFVAGFIDAIAGGGGLLTTPALLTAGLPPHLVLGTNKLSSTFGSATASFTFYRRKLFHPRQWVHAIVGTLVGALTGAVVAHYLPAEWLNKMLPVIVFACGLYLLFGGTPKAPLDSDAPIKKKWQSTQGFSLGFYDGVAGPGTGAFWTVSSLLLYPIDLVKASGVARSMNFVSNIAALSVFVFSGQVDWIIGLSMGLSVMVGAFFGARTAISGGAKFIRPVFITVVLGLTVRLAWQHWFSVA
- a CDS encoding DUF1348 family protein, with protein sequence MSTAAQVRPPLPPFNRESAIEKVRLAEDGWNSRDPEKVSLAYTLDTKWRNRAEFANNREEAKAFLTRKWAKELDYRLIKELWAFSDARIAVRYAYEWHDDSGNWFRSYGNENWEFDEQGLMFQRYACINDMPIKESERKFHWPLGRRPDDHPGLSDLDL
- a CDS encoding TetR/AcrR family transcriptional regulator: MNAIANTETRDIILDVTEKLIYKSGIAATSMDLLVKTAGVSRKSIYRYFADKDALTVEALQRRDIRWMHWYRSAVDQAETPADRLLNLFTVLKGWFASEGFRGCAFINTSGETGDPQDPVRQVAKEHKQKLLDYVCELCSEHGAEDPQLLARQLLILIDGAITVALVMGDHSAADNARCMARKLLDL